AATATCGTTTTGATAACAATGCCAGCATTGGTAGGGTGTCCTGTCCAATAACCATCTTTCAGGGAACGGCGGATAATGTGGTGCCCTATGAATCGGCATTTGAGCTTTATCAACATATTGCCCATAAGGAATCCCATTTTGTGGTCATTGATGGGGGAGGGCACAATAACCTGTCGGATTTTGAATTGTACCAGACCACTATCACCCAACTCCTAGGGGGCAAAAATGTTGGAGGAAAGGTAACGGTCCCCCCTGTCACAAACAATTGAAACAATGGTCCCACTTTCAATTTCATTCGCAATCCGAAGGGCAATGGTCGCGGCACCGCCGCTGCTCATTCCTGAGAAGATGCCTTCTTCCTTTGCCAGTCGCTTTGCCATTTGCACTGCTTCGGTTTCCGAGACATAGCGAATCGTATCAATTTTGGAGGCATCATAGATACTGGGTACATATTCGGGTGACCATTTTCGAATTCCGGGAATCCGGGAGCCTTCCTCAGGCTGTACCCCTATGATACGAACATCGGTTTTTTGTTCTTTTAAATAGGTGGATGTGCCGGTTATGGTACCGGTAGTTCCCATACTGCTCACAAAATGGGTGATCTGTCCATCGGTGGCCTTCCATATTTCCGGTCCAGTGGTTTTGTAATGGGCTTTCCAATTGTCTTCGTTGCCAAATTGGTCCAACATCACATACCCTTCATTCCTTACTTTGTCCACCACATAGTCCCGGGCGCCCTCAATTCCAATATCGGCAGGGGTAAGGGTAACTTTTGCCCCATAGGCCTGCATGGTCTGTATCCGTTCCTTGGTGGAATTTTCGGGCATGACCAGTTCAATATCAAGCCCATAAACCCCGGCGATCATGGCCAGGGCAATTCCTGTATTGCCACTGGTGGCTTCTATCAGTTTGGAGGCAGCATCAAAATCACCGCGCTCCAGTCCACTCCTGATCATGTTCAAAGCCGGACGATCTTTGACACTTCCCCCCGGATTTTGTCCCTCCAGTTTAAAGTACAACTTTACGTTGGGGTTGGTGTTCAATACTTTGGACTCCGCCAAAGGGGTATTTCCGACCAATTCTAAAATAGGGTTAGACATGTGCTGTTTTTATTTTGATTTCCGGGGTATGGAAGACCGTGGAATTTGGTGGTACAGAGCTGGTGAGCCAGGCGTTTCCACCTATGATGGTATTTTCACCAATGACCGTGTCCCCTCCTAAAATGGTGGCATTGGCATAAATGGTGACATTGGATTCTATGGTAGGATGTCTTTTTACGTCCTTAAGGGATTTCTCCACATACAAGGCCCCCAAAGTAACACCCTGGTATACCTTTACATGGTCTTTGATTACAGCAGTTTCCCCAATAACGACGCCTGTAGCATGATCAATAAAAAAGGCTTTGCCAATTTGTGCACCAGGATTGATGTCCACACCCGTCTGCCGGTGTGCATATTCCGTCATTAAACGGGGAACCATGGGGAAACCCACCTTATAGAGCTCATGGGCCAATCGGTAGATGGCAATGGCATAAAAACCGGGGTAGGCCATATATACCTCTTCAATGGATAGGGAAGCCGGATCACAGTTTCGGATGGCCTCGGCGTCCAGATTTAAGTTTTCCAGAATATGGGGAAGTTGCCCAACGTAACGTTCCCAAACCTTATTACATGGTTTGTGGGATTCCCAACAGGCCAGTGCGATCAAATCACTAAAAAGCGATTCCAGAACGTCCAGGTTTTCCTCTAAAGGAGTGTTGGTATCAAAGAGCGTATAAAACAGCTTATCGGTAAACTTCTCGGCAATCCTTTTCAGCCTATAGTCTAAATAGGGTTGTTTCTTGTGAAGTTTAAGTTGATTGATGATTTGTTGTTTGTCCATTTTTAACTTTGTAACTCGTCTTGATGCTAAAAGTAGCCATTTGCATACGCACAAATGGTTAACTTTAACCTAAAATCTATAGTAGTAGGATTATGCAACACATTACAGCAGAAACGTTGGATTTTTTAAGGAAGCTTGCCAAAAACAATACCAAGGATTGGTTTACTGAACATAAGCCTACTTTTAAGGCTTTGGAAGCGGATGTGAAATCATTTTTTGAATCCCTGAAGGAACGCATGGGGAAACACGATCATATTGAACGCCTAAAAGTGTTCCGAATATATCGCGATGTGCGGTTTTCCAAAGATAAAACACCATATAAGTCCCAGTTCTCGGCGTCGTTTAGTAGGGCAGGGGCGGCATTACGGGGAGGCTACTACATTTGTGTAAAACCTGGGGAATCCTTTATTGCCACGGGTTTTTGGGACCCCAACAAAGAAGATCTTTTTAGGATTAGAAAGGAGTTGGAGTTGGATGCCGATGAATTTAGGAAAGTAATTTCCAAGAAGGACTTTAAGGCGATATGGGGTGAGCTTCAAGGGGATGGTGTGAAGACAGCACCCAAGGGATTTGACAAGGAGGACCCCAACATCGATCTGATTAAGAAAAAACAGTTCATCTTTGTCCGAAATTTTACGGATGAGGAGGTGCTATCGAAAAACTTCATTGCTGAGGTGGATAAATCATTCAAGGCCATTCGGCCTTATTTTGACATCATGAGCAACATCCTCACCACCAATCTCAATGGGGAATCACTCATAGACCAGTGAAACGGACTCCAATAGCTGCATCTGGTCCTTCAATCGGTTAATGACCATATTCATCATTCGCTTGTTGAGGGCAGAGGAGTTTTTGATATAGGTCCTGTATTCCTCCACTGTAAATTGCCCGATGATCATTCCCTTAAGGGAGTTTCTGAATTTAATGTCCTTTTGGATGGATTTTTCGATATACTCCAACCTTTTTTCCACGGACAGTTCGTAATATTTGTTCTTGTGTTTTCCGATGTAGTTTTTGAAAGCTTCAATCAAAAGCATGTTTTGAAACTTAATGATCGGCCGCAAAGTTACATTTTGAAAATACTCGTCATCAGTAGTGTCCGCGTGGACTTTGGCTTTCTGTAACACTGGACGAATTTTCAAAAGGTGGGATGACCTTGTGTCCATATTGGTAGTTTTATTAAGAAGTGATTTAAACTTTTTGGATTGAAGCGAAAATTGATGGCTTTGTGCCCAGGTGAAGGCTTTTTTGAGCTGCACCCGCCTGCCTTCCGCATGGTGGGCAGGTAGCTGGGCTACGCCGCAAGAAAAAGACAAAATATGGGTGCCAAACAGCATTTTTAGCCAATTTGAAAAAGTCTAAAACACTTCTAAAATTACATATTACAATTACGATTACTAAAACGGTGGGATTTAGTTTTCAACGAGGATATGAACAAAAAACAGGACCATTCGCGGCAAATGGATTGATTTGAAAAAGGGGTGTGGGACCTAAGTACGGAACAGATCAAGCGTTACGGTCCGGGGTATGGTTTTGGATTGGAACATCAAGTCCTTGCCCAAGGTGGAAGTTTTTCCAAATATGTATCTTTAGCCCTAACCTAGAATCTTACGTATGAAATTTGGAAAAGTGGATAACCCCGAGCTTATAGATTTTTCTTTTCCCGAGGACCACCCAAGTACAGCGGCCGTATTGGCCAATACCGGTGAAAACCAAAAATTGAACGTCTATGTTGGGTGCGCAAAATGGAACAGACAGGATCTTAAGAATTTTTACCCAAGGGGAACAAAGGATGAATTGGGGTATTACTCCTCACAATTCAACTGCATTGAACTGAATGCTACATTTTATCGCCTGTTTCCGGCAGAGCAGTTTTCAAAATGGTACGACAAAACCCCAAGTGGATTCAAGTTTTTTCCAAAATTGTCCCAGGATATCAGTCATCTAAGGCGTTTAAATGAAAAGGTCTATCCTTTTGTCGATGCCTATCTGGATGCTGCGAGTAATCTAAAGGAAAAGTTGGGGACCATTTTTTTGCAGATGCACAATAATTTTGGTCCCAAAAATTGGGATCGGGTAGTCCGTTTTGTGGAATATTGGCCCAAGGAATTTCCCCTGGCCATTGAATTTAGGCATACGGACTGGTTCAATGATGCCAAGGTGGCCGAAGAACTGTACCACTTGCTGGAGGAGAATACGATGGCCAATGTCCTTGTTGATACTGCGGGGCGAAGGGATTTGATGCATATGCGATTGACGAACAACGAGGCATTCATCAGGTATGTTGGTGCGAACCATGTATCGGATTACCCCAGATTGGACGACTGGGTACAAAGATTGAAGTCCTGGTCAGCTTTGGGACTGTCCAACATCCACTTTTTTGTCCATCAAAATCTGGAGGTGGAGTCCCCCTTATTATCGGCCTATATCATAGACAATCTAAATCAAGAACTCGGGATAGACCTTAGGATACCCCAAACCTTGGGAGGAGGGCAAAAGGGGTTGTTCTAATAACGCATCCCGACCTCTACAAAGGTGTTTTTCTTATGGAACTGGGGTGGCCTGGGAGCGGCCATACAGCAGGTGGAGCCTAAATAGAACAACGCCAATTGGTCCAGTTTTCCAATACTGTTGCCGCACTGTACTTTTTCATTCAATTCAATGGTGCCCACAGCGGGCCCTCCAACAATGGATAGGTACCACGTCCTTCCCAAATCGTCCGTTATATCCACATTATAGCGTTCATTTCGGAATGCGGGCAACGAAGGGTCCTGTTTATAAATCCAAGGTCGCAAAACCACCAGGTCGCCCGGCACGTGCTGGATCCGGGTTATGGTGCCATCAATGGGAGAGTGGATACGGTGGTAGTTCTTGTTATGTAAAAAGACATTTGTAAACGTATAGTTGGCCGGAATAACCCCTTCTTTCAAACCAAATACCGTTGCTACATGCCTTGTATCGCATTTAACCTGGGCCGCTCGGAGTTGATGTAATTTCCCTTCCTCACAAAGTAGGCCTTCACAGGGCCAGACCCATTCACTACCGGTCTTTGGAATCTCTTTGAATTCCCGGATAAAGAAGTCCTGAAAACATTCAAAATCACGCTTTTCAAATGGGGGTTTGAATTTTTCCAGGTAATTGGAGTCCGTATAGTTGATTTTGATGTAAGGACTAATGAAATATTTGGATATGGGTTTGTTATAAACCGAGGCGTACCATTTGGAAACGCTTTTTTGGAGGTTGCTGGGCAAATTTCCCCAAACGGTTATGGAGAGGAATTGGTAAAAATAAGCCCGCCATTTGGGGACTTTGAACACGGTAAAGGTAGGGTCTGAATAATGCGCTGATGAGACGTCCATTTTTTGGTGATGTTTAGCTTTTGCCCTTTCAAGGTATCTTATCCGCAATACCATTCCCAATGAATTAAGAAAACTTTATTCCAAGGTTAACATTTTTTAGATTATGTCATTTTTCTATTGTGATATGGAATTTGATAGGCCAGCAGGGTTTTAATTGATAATTTTGATTAAAAATATATCCATGAAGTTTCATACCCGAAAGTGGGTCAAGCCAGAAGATTTAAATGCCAACGGAACCTTATTTGCGGGCCGTGTTTTGGCATGGCTGGATGAGCAGGCGGTCATCTATGGCATCATTCAATTGGAGAATAAAAAGGTGGTCACCAAGTATATGTCCGAGATTAACTTCATGAGTACCGCCGTTCAAGGCGATATCATTGAAATTGGTATCGAGGTCACCAAGTTTGGTCATAGTTCGTTGACCTTGAATTGTGAGGTGCGTAACAAAATGAACCATGAAACCATTGTTACCGTGGACAATGTGATTTTGGTCAATCTTGATGAAAATGGGAAACCTACACCGCATGGCAAGACCAAAGTGGAATATGTAA
The sequence above is a segment of the Muricauda sp. SCSIO 64092 genome. Coding sequences within it:
- the cysM gene encoding cysteine synthase CysM — translated: MSNPILELVGNTPLAESKVLNTNPNVKLYFKLEGQNPGGSVKDRPALNMIRSGLERGDFDAASKLIEATSGNTGIALAMIAGVYGLDIELVMPENSTKERIQTMQAYGAKVTLTPADIGIEGARDYVVDKVRNEGYVMLDQFGNEDNWKAHYKTTGPEIWKATDGQITHFVSSMGTTGTITGTSTYLKEQKTDVRIIGVQPEEGSRIPGIRKWSPEYVPSIYDASKIDTIRYVSETEAVQMAKRLAKEEGIFSGMSSGGAATIALRIANEIESGTIVSIVCDRGDRYLSSNIFAP
- a CDS encoding DUF2461 domain-containing protein; this translates as MQHITAETLDFLRKLAKNNTKDWFTEHKPTFKALEADVKSFFESLKERMGKHDHIERLKVFRIYRDVRFSKDKTPYKSQFSASFSRAGAALRGGYYICVKPGESFIATGFWDPNKEDLFRIRKELELDADEFRKVISKKDFKAIWGELQGDGVKTAPKGFDKEDPNIDLIKKKQFIFVRNFTDEEVLSKNFIAEVDKSFKAIRPYFDIMSNILTTNLNGESLIDQ
- a CDS encoding DUF72 domain-containing protein, which codes for MKFGKVDNPELIDFSFPEDHPSTAAVLANTGENQKLNVYVGCAKWNRQDLKNFYPRGTKDELGYYSSQFNCIELNATFYRLFPAEQFSKWYDKTPSGFKFFPKLSQDISHLRRLNEKVYPFVDAYLDAASNLKEKLGTIFLQMHNNFGPKNWDRVVRFVEYWPKEFPLAIEFRHTDWFNDAKVAEELYHLLEENTMANVLVDTAGRRDLMHMRLTNNEAFIRYVGANHVSDYPRLDDWVQRLKSWSALGLSNIHFFVHQNLEVESPLLSAYIIDNLNQELGIDLRIPQTLGGGQKGLF
- a CDS encoding acyl-CoA thioesterase, producing MKFHTRKWVKPEDLNANGTLFAGRVLAWLDEQAVIYGIIQLENKKVVTKYMSEINFMSTAVQGDIIEIGIEVTKFGHSSLTLNCEVRNKMNHETIVTVDNVILVNLDENGKPTPHGKTKVEYVKDRLEKQANQLP
- the epsC gene encoding serine O-acetyltransferase EpsC; the encoded protein is MDKQQIINQLKLHKKQPYLDYRLKRIAEKFTDKLFYTLFDTNTPLEENLDVLESLFSDLIALACWESHKPCNKVWERYVGQLPHILENLNLDAEAIRNCDPASLSIEEVYMAYPGFYAIAIYRLAHELYKVGFPMVPRLMTEYAHRQTGVDINPGAQIGKAFFIDHATGVVIGETAVIKDHVKVYQGVTLGALYVEKSLKDVKRHPTIESNVTIYANATILGGDTVIGENTIIGGNAWLTSSVPPNSTVFHTPEIKIKTAHV
- a CDS encoding phosphatidylserine decarboxylase, with translation MDVSSAHYSDPTFTVFKVPKWRAYFYQFLSITVWGNLPSNLQKSVSKWYASVYNKPISKYFISPYIKINYTDSNYLEKFKPPFEKRDFECFQDFFIREFKEIPKTGSEWVWPCEGLLCEEGKLHQLRAAQVKCDTRHVATVFGLKEGVIPANYTFTNVFLHNKNYHRIHSPIDGTITRIQHVPGDLVVLRPWIYKQDPSLPAFRNERYNVDITDDLGRTWYLSIVGGPAVGTIELNEKVQCGNSIGKLDQLALFYLGSTCCMAAPRPPQFHKKNTFVEVGMRY
- a CDS encoding glyoxalase, producing the protein MDTRSSHLLKIRPVLQKAKVHADTTDDEYFQNVTLRPIIKFQNMLLIEAFKNYIGKHKNKYYELSVEKRLEYIEKSIQKDIKFRNSLKGMIIGQFTVEEYRTYIKNSSALNKRMMNMVINRLKDQMQLLESVSLVYE